A DNA window from Mariprofundus aestuarium contains the following coding sequences:
- the ptsP gene encoding phosphoenolpyruvate--protein phosphotransferase, with protein sequence MPAAEAQQTQRPRREGKAAASSSGILIGCVQKLLYGKKPIPEHEIEESQVNIELLRLLEAIDEAREEVDVERAHLQKSAADDMVAMLDVHHMLIADPELLNRASRRITAGRINAEWALRQEMDAIKRTFERIEDEYLRNRKDDVEHAGKRILRHLQQGGQPSVKERLRGIGAAGCPVIYVGDDFSVSDMVNLWRHGVSGVVVEQGGIDAHNIIVARGISMPALVGAVDILVDIEDGDRLILDAEKGVWILNPTAEEEASYADSIEALSQAQMELKAFANIASRSCDGHELKLMANVEFPEELEIADNIGIDGIGLYRSEFLFLNCSEMPSEEQQFEQYVSLVRHMGDKPVTMRLLDIGGDKPWRYHDLTTNIDGGANPSMGLRGVRLLLRWPDVLRCQLRAMLRAGEEGTVHILIPMVTTCEEVKQVREIAEQCYSELGLKKPLSIGTMIEVPGTALIADEIAKVSDFFSIGTNDLTQYTLAADRTDEEVAHLYQSGHAAILQLIKLSAAAAKRAGIPVSVCGELSANPEWTATFLNLDMDCLSMSLNKVLKIRRELSRQKYEPIL encoded by the coding sequence ATGCCGGCTGCAGAAGCTCAGCAGACTCAAAGGCCCAGACGAGAGGGCAAGGCTGCTGCATCAAGCTCCGGTATCCTCATTGGATGCGTTCAGAAGCTGCTCTACGGTAAGAAACCAATTCCAGAACATGAGATAGAAGAGTCACAGGTAAATATTGAGCTGTTGCGCCTGCTTGAAGCGATTGATGAGGCGCGGGAAGAGGTTGATGTTGAGCGCGCCCACCTGCAGAAGAGCGCTGCCGACGATATGGTGGCGATGCTGGATGTGCATCACATGCTCATTGCCGATCCCGAACTGCTGAACAGGGCCAGTCGACGCATCACCGCAGGCCGAATTAATGCCGAGTGGGCGCTCAGGCAGGAGATGGATGCGATCAAGAGGACATTCGAACGCATCGAGGATGAGTACCTGCGCAATCGTAAAGATGATGTCGAGCATGCAGGCAAAAGGATTCTCCGCCACCTGCAGCAGGGTGGCCAGCCCAGTGTGAAAGAGAGGCTGAGGGGCATTGGAGCTGCCGGCTGTCCCGTCATCTATGTCGGCGATGATTTCTCCGTTTCCGATATGGTGAATTTGTGGCGCCATGGTGTCTCCGGCGTGGTGGTCGAACAGGGCGGAATCGATGCCCATAATATCATCGTCGCCCGCGGCATCAGTATGCCTGCACTGGTCGGTGCAGTTGATATTCTGGTCGATATTGAGGATGGTGACAGGCTGATTCTTGATGCCGAAAAGGGGGTGTGGATTCTTAACCCTACGGCTGAAGAGGAGGCTTCTTACGCCGATTCGATTGAGGCGCTCAGTCAGGCCCAGATGGAGCTAAAAGCTTTTGCCAACATTGCATCCAGAAGCTGCGACGGCCATGAACTCAAACTGATGGCTAATGTTGAATTCCCGGAGGAACTGGAAATTGCGGATAACATCGGTATCGATGGCATCGGCCTCTACCGCAGCGAATTCCTCTTTTTGAATTGTTCCGAGATGCCCAGCGAGGAGCAGCAGTTTGAGCAGTACGTCTCACTGGTGCGACATATGGGTGATAAACCGGTCACCATGCGGCTTCTCGATATTGGTGGCGACAAGCCATGGCGCTACCATGATCTAACCACCAATATCGATGGTGGGGCTAACCCTTCAATGGGATTGCGAGGTGTGCGCCTTTTGCTGCGCTGGCCCGATGTGTTGCGCTGCCAGCTGCGCGCTATGCTGCGCGCAGGAGAGGAGGGGACGGTTCATATCCTGATTCCGATGGTGACCACTTGCGAAGAGGTGAAGCAGGTGCGTGAGATTGCCGAGCAGTGCTATAGCGAGTTGGGGCTGAAGAAGCCGCTCTCTATCGGAACGATGATCGAGGTTCCTGGTACCGCCCTTATTGCCGATGAAATAGCCAAGGTGAGTGATTTCTTCTCCATTGGCACCAATGATTTGACACAGTACACACTTGCCGCAGATCGAACCGATGAAGAGGTGGCTCATCTCTACCAGTCCGGCCACGCCGCTATACTGCAGTTGATCAAACTTTCCGCCGCAGCGGCCAAACGAGCCGGCATTCCGGTTTCCGTTTGCGGTGAGCTATCCGCCAATCCTGAGTGGACCGCAACATTCCTCAATCTCGATATGGATTGCCTGTCGATGAGCCTGAACAAGGTGCTCAAGATCCGTCGTGAACTGAGCCGGCAGAAGTACGAACCGATCCTCTGA
- a CDS encoding DEAD/DEAH box helicase, whose product MKQTLVIKPTLFTELNLPESLLKGIEELGFTEMTDVQQIALPITLAGKDVAGQGRTGTGKTATFLITAINRLLTTDPKPGRTNHHPRALIIAPTRELAVQISDDAAKLAKHTDLKLHTVYGGVDYEKQRLGFENGVDILIGTPGRLIDYLKKRVYSLTKADMLIIDEADRMFDLGFINDLRFMLHRLPKYDQRQSLMFSATLSHRVLEMAYEHMNEPEKLRAEEGDLTASGITESMYHTSMEDKFPLLVHLLREGDVKRGMIFINEKRTGERVARNLARYGFSVGILSGDVRQQKRTRILEDFTNGKLQLLVATDVASRGLHIDGVTHVFNYDLPEDAENYVHRIGRTARAGAKGTAISFSCERFCFGLPDIETYISRQVPICHIEHEMLQIGKPSTPEATAEGLKKEDQAEKHDQPKSGGRPGGRPGGNRNGRGGPSRGRR is encoded by the coding sequence ATGAAACAGACCCTAGTCATCAAACCGACCCTATTTACCGAGCTTAATCTTCCTGAATCGCTACTAAAAGGCATTGAGGAGCTTGGCTTTACGGAGATGACCGACGTTCAGCAGATTGCCTTGCCGATAACGCTGGCAGGCAAAGATGTTGCGGGCCAGGGACGTACCGGCACAGGCAAAACAGCCACATTTCTGATTACTGCAATCAATCGCCTGCTCACCACTGATCCTAAACCAGGACGCACCAATCATCATCCACGCGCCCTGATTATCGCACCAACGCGCGAGCTTGCAGTGCAAATCTCCGATGATGCTGCAAAGCTGGCAAAACACACCGACCTGAAATTACATACCGTGTATGGCGGTGTTGATTATGAAAAGCAGCGACTGGGTTTTGAAAATGGTGTCGACATCCTGATCGGCACACCGGGCCGCCTGATTGATTACCTGAAAAAGCGGGTCTATTCACTTACCAAGGCCGACATGCTGATTATCGACGAGGCCGACCGCATGTTCGATCTCGGCTTCATCAATGATCTACGCTTTATGCTGCACCGGCTGCCCAAGTACGACCAACGCCAGTCGCTGATGTTCTCGGCTACCCTTTCCCACCGTGTCCTGGAAATGGCCTACGAGCACATGAATGAACCCGAGAAGCTGCGCGCCGAAGAGGGTGACCTCACCGCTTCCGGTATCACCGAATCGATGTACCACACCAGCATGGAGGATAAGTTCCCTCTACTGGTTCATCTGCTGCGTGAAGGCGATGTCAAACGCGGCATGATTTTCATTAACGAGAAGCGCACTGGTGAGCGTGTTGCCCGCAACCTCGCCCGCTACGGCTTTTCCGTCGGCATTCTCTCCGGTGATGTGCGCCAGCAGAAACGCACCCGAATCCTTGAGGATTTCACCAACGGCAAGCTGCAACTACTGGTTGCCACCGATGTTGCCAGCCGCGGCCTGCACATTGACGGGGTAACCCACGTATTCAATTACGATCTTCCGGAAGATGCAGAGAACTATGTCCACCGCATTGGCCGCACCGCCCGTGCCGGCGCAAAAGGCACAGCCATCTCCTTCTCATGCGAGCGCTTCTGCTTTGGCCTGCCTGATATCGAGACCTACATCAGCCGCCAGGTTCCGATATGCCATATCGAGCATGAGATGCTGCAGATCGGCAAACCGTCCACTCCCGAGGCTACGGCTGAAGGGTTGAAAAAAGAGGATCAGGCTGAGAAACATGATCAGCCAAAGTCCGGTGGAAGGCCCGGCGGCAGACCCGGTGGAAACCGCAATGGTCGCGGGGGCCCGTCAAGAGGACGCCGCTAA
- a CDS encoding PTS sugar transporter subunit IIA, which yields MELLTFEHVLLDSEARGKRALITELANMLTSIDPDRVMEVVMAREQLGSTGIGHGVAIPHGRMPDLPLPVLALARHPEGVDFDSIDGKPVHIAVLLLVPDSDDRQHLELLAQLARTLQQESIREEVMQADSREKVAALFADRVRLG from the coding sequence GTGGAGCTATTAACGTTCGAGCATGTTCTGCTCGATTCAGAGGCCCGTGGTAAACGGGCCCTGATTACTGAACTGGCCAACATGTTGACCTCCATCGATCCGGATCGGGTGATGGAGGTCGTCATGGCCCGCGAACAACTCGGCAGCACCGGAATTGGCCATGGTGTGGCCATTCCCCACGGGCGCATGCCCGACCTTCCCTTGCCTGTCCTGGCTCTGGCAAGACACCCAGAGGGTGTCGATTTCGATTCGATTGATGGCAAACCTGTGCATATTGCCGTGCTGCTGCTGGTGCCGGATTCTGATGATCGCCAGCACCTTGAGTTGCTGGCGCAACTGGCCCGAACGCTGCAGCAGGAGAGTATCAGGGAAGAGGTGATGCAGGCTGATAGCCGGGAGAAGGTAGCTGCCCTGTTTGCCGATCGGGTGAGACTGGGATAA
- the hprK gene encoding HPr(Ser) kinase/phosphatase: MAQARRITIRELLAAQGDAAKIRLLTGEAGLDRYIDHPRIQKPSLAFAGFLENLSDYRLQVIGKTELNYLATRTAEEQKRVVNEVFDLRLAGVVITRNQNPPDIILEAARRTDTPLLISEFPSSTFMTNMMLYLSHRLAPVVYQHGVYMDIFGLGVLITGSSGIGKSEVGLELISRGSRLIADDMVEFSRKSPTAIVGRSPDTLRYHMEIRGLGILNIRDLYGAAAITDAKRLSLVVELVPWDQVAAEDRVLGEDSETEILEVRIARVPIPIRTGRSLAILIEVAARNQLLKQRGIHSGEAFVQSLQDRIQRGG; encoded by the coding sequence ATGGCGCAGGCCCGCCGCATCACGATTCGTGAACTGCTGGCCGCACAGGGTGATGCTGCAAAGATACGGCTGCTTACCGGAGAGGCTGGTCTGGATCGTTATATTGACCATCCGCGCATCCAGAAGCCTTCACTTGCATTTGCAGGGTTTCTTGAAAACCTCAGTGACTACCGTTTGCAGGTGATCGGAAAAACGGAACTCAACTATCTGGCCACCCGAACAGCGGAAGAGCAGAAGCGCGTCGTCAATGAGGTTTTTGATCTGCGACTTGCCGGTGTGGTGATTACCCGCAACCAGAATCCGCCCGATATTATTCTTGAGGCAGCCAGGCGCACAGATACGCCGCTGCTTATTTCCGAATTTCCCAGCTCAACCTTCATGACCAACATGATGCTCTATCTTTCCCATCGTCTTGCGCCGGTGGTGTATCAACACGGTGTTTACATGGATATCTTCGGCCTTGGCGTGCTGATTACCGGCTCCAGTGGCATTGGCAAAAGTGAGGTGGGGCTGGAGTTGATCAGCCGTGGTAGCCGTCTGATTGCGGATGATATGGTTGAATTCTCGCGTAAAAGCCCGACCGCTATCGTTGGCCGCAGCCCCGATACGCTTCGCTATCATATGGAGATTCGTGGTCTGGGTATCCTCAATATTCGCGACCTCTACGGAGCCGCCGCAATTACAGATGCCAAGCGCCTCAGCCTTGTCGTTGAGCTGGTGCCGTGGGATCAGGTGGCAGCCGAGGATCGTGTATTGGGCGAAGATAGTGAGACCGAAATTCTTGAGGTTCGGATTGCCCGTGTACCGATCCCGATTCGCACCGGCCGTTCGTTGGCTATCCTGATTGAGGTGGCAGCACGCAACCAGCTGCTTAAGCAGCGTGGGATTCATAGCGGCGAGGCATTTGTGCAGTCATTGCAGGATCGTATTCAGAGAGGTGGCTAA
- a CDS encoding BolA family protein, producing the protein MTPTPEEVAELVRQGIPGAEVDVRLFSGHDHFEMEVVSAAFNGKSRIAQHQMVYATLGDKMKEAIHALALKTSIPKE; encoded by the coding sequence ATGACACCGACACCTGAAGAAGTTGCAGAGCTGGTCCGGCAGGGAATTCCCGGTGCTGAGGTGGATGTACGCCTGTTTTCCGGCCATGACCATTTTGAGATGGAAGTTGTCTCCGCTGCCTTCAATGGCAAGTCACGCATTGCCCAGCATCAGATGGTGTACGCCACGCTGGGCGACAAAATGAAAGAGGCGATTCACGCATTGGCGTTGAAAACCTCGATCCCCAAGGAGTGA
- a CDS encoding PTS sugar transporter subunit IIA: protein MIGIVLVGHAGIASEMRKALEHVVGEQPLIETLDVLNDNAPEDLSAILELRIRACDVGKGVLLLADMFGGTPCNVAMGALEMGRVEVVSGFNLPLLIKAATLRKSIKDLPELAAQVVESGRHYMRVVPHITRPGGKGRG, encoded by the coding sequence ATGATTGGGATTGTGTTGGTCGGCCATGCCGGCATCGCCTCTGAAATGCGCAAGGCGCTTGAACATGTTGTCGGTGAGCAGCCACTGATTGAAACACTGGATGTGTTGAACGACAACGCCCCGGAAGATCTCTCCGCTATATTGGAGTTGCGCATTCGAGCCTGCGATGTCGGCAAGGGCGTATTGCTGCTGGCCGATATGTTTGGTGGCACCCCCTGCAATGTAGCGATGGGCGCACTTGAGATGGGGCGCGTTGAGGTGGTGTCAGGATTCAACCTGCCTCTACTGATCAAGGCGGCAACGTTGCGTAAGTCGATAAAGGATCTCCCGGAACTTGCAGCCCAGGTGGTGGAATCAGGGCGGCACTACATGCGTGTCGTGCCACATATAACACGGCCTGGCGGTAAAGGACGTGGCTGA
- the rapZ gene encoding RNase adapter RapZ, with amino-acid sequence MLLISGLSGAGKSTVLHALEDAGFFCTDNLPLEMLREWSMIMHTRKRPAAVCLDARSGFPANAICATVKETLAEYEWQMLFVEAEDKVLQRRFSTVKRRHPFPAGVDLMDSIRKERESLLPIRNIADLVLDSSYLTPYELAESAELFWHKPESKSHRMNCTVMSFSYKHGLPAVADMVFDMRFLPNPHYVPELAQQTGRDAEVIEFLQSSSEVKEAQERIRQWFAYSWPMVLKERKQYFTVAFGCSGGRHRSVYMAEQLADWLNREGLALPVIQHRELAIVERRHADQTGVVS; translated from the coding sequence ATGCTTCTGATTAGTGGCCTTTCCGGAGCAGGCAAGAGTACTGTACTGCATGCGCTGGAGGATGCGGGTTTCTTCTGTACCGACAACCTGCCGCTGGAGATGCTGCGTGAATGGTCGATGATTATGCATACGCGTAAACGGCCGGCCGCAGTCTGCCTCGATGCACGCAGCGGTTTTCCTGCCAATGCCATCTGCGCCACGGTTAAAGAGACGCTGGCTGAATATGAGTGGCAGATGCTGTTCGTCGAGGCCGAAGACAAGGTGCTGCAGCGCCGTTTCTCCACTGTTAAGCGCAGGCACCCGTTTCCGGCAGGTGTCGACTTAATGGATTCGATCCGCAAGGAGCGGGAGAGCCTGCTGCCGATCCGGAATATCGCTGATCTTGTTCTCGACAGTAGCTATCTTACGCCTTACGAGCTGGCCGAGAGTGCCGAGCTGTTCTGGCATAAGCCAGAATCTAAAAGCCACCGGATGAACTGCACGGTGATGTCATTCAGTTACAAGCATGGCCTGCCGGCTGTGGCTGATATGGTGTTCGATATGCGATTTCTCCCCAACCCACACTATGTGCCCGAATTGGCGCAGCAGACCGGTCGTGATGCTGAGGTAATTGAGTTTCTGCAGAGCAGCAGTGAGGTAAAGGAGGCGCAGGAGCGTATCCGGCAATGGTTTGCCTACTCCTGGCCGATGGTTCTCAAGGAGCGCAAGCAGTATTTTACTGTGGCTTTCGGCTGTAGCGGGGGTCGCCACCGCTCGGTTTATATGGCTGAACAGCTGGCCGACTGGCTGAACCGGGAAGGCCTGGCACTGCCGGTTATACAACACAGGGAGCTGGCTATTGTTGAGCGCAGGCATGCCGATCAGACAGGAGTCGTTTCATGA
- the bioB gene encoding biotin synthase BioB: MRYDWSVDEITELFELPFNDLMFRAQQAHRENFDANEVQLSTLLSIKTGGCPEDCKYCPQSSRYNTDVESELLMKKAQVIESAKAAKEKGASRFCIGAAWREPKGRAFDLVCDMITEIKELDMEACATLGMLTPDQAHKLKGAGLDYYNHNLDSDPEYYKEVISTRTYDERLDTLKNVRAEGMSICCGGIVGMGESRRHRAGLVAQLARMSPHPESVPINMLVKVEGTPVAEDAQFAETLDNFEFIRTIAVSRITMPGSHVRLSAGREEMSEEMQSLCFLAGANSIFYGEKLLTTGNQDADNDQKLFAKLGLRPMENPTPSSRLMANA; the protein is encoded by the coding sequence ATGCGTTATGACTGGAGTGTTGATGAGATCACAGAGCTGTTTGAACTGCCGTTCAATGATCTGATGTTCCGTGCCCAGCAGGCGCACCGTGAAAATTTCGATGCCAACGAGGTTCAGCTCTCCACCCTGCTCTCCATCAAAACAGGCGGTTGCCCGGAAGATTGCAAATACTGTCCACAGTCCTCGCGCTACAACACCGATGTCGAATCCGAACTGCTGATGAAGAAAGCGCAGGTGATTGAATCCGCTAAAGCCGCCAAAGAGAAGGGCGCTTCCCGCTTCTGCATTGGTGCCGCATGGCGTGAGCCTAAAGGCCGTGCCTTCGATCTGGTTTGCGACATGATCACCGAGATCAAGGAGCTGGATATGGAAGCGTGTGCCACACTCGGCATGCTCACCCCCGATCAGGCCCACAAGCTTAAAGGTGCAGGCTTGGACTACTACAACCACAACCTCGATTCTGATCCTGAATACTACAAAGAGGTGATCTCCACCCGCACCTACGATGAGAGGCTCGATACCCTGAAGAATGTGCGTGCCGAAGGCATGAGCATCTGCTGTGGTGGTATTGTCGGCATGGGCGAATCACGCCGTCATCGTGCCGGTCTTGTAGCCCAGCTTGCCCGCATGTCCCCGCATCCGGAGTCCGTGCCGATCAATATGCTGGTGAAGGTTGAAGGCACTCCTGTTGCTGAAGATGCACAGTTCGCAGAAACATTGGATAACTTCGAATTCATTCGCACCATCGCTGTTTCACGCATAACCATGCCGGGTAGCCATGTGCGCCTCTCCGCAGGTCGTGAAGAGATGAGTGAGGAGATGCAGTCGCTCTGCTTCCTGGCTGGTGCCAACTCAATCTTCTACGGTGAGAAGCTGCTTACTACCGGCAATCAGGATGCCGACAACGATCAGAAGCTGTTTGCGAAGCTTGGTCTGCGCCCGATGGAGAATCCAACCCCATCCAGCCGTCTCATGGCCAACGCCTAA
- the grxD gene encoding Grx4 family monothiol glutaredoxin: MSETVLQQIDQVVKGNDIVLFMKGTPDFPQCGFSQRVAGILSSYNIPYAAVNILLDENVRQGIKEYSDWPTIPQLYIKGEFIGGCDIVTEMQENGELAELLAPLKKEA; encoded by the coding sequence ATGAGTGAAACCGTGTTGCAGCAGATCGATCAGGTAGTTAAAGGGAACGACATCGTTCTGTTCATGAAGGGAACCCCTGATTTCCCACAGTGTGGCTTTTCCCAGCGCGTTGCCGGGATACTCTCCAGTTACAACATTCCGTATGCTGCGGTGAATATATTGCTTGATGAAAATGTAAGGCAGGGCATTAAGGAGTACTCGGATTGGCCGACGATTCCACAGCTTTATATCAAAGGCGAGTTCATTGGCGGATGCGATATTGTGACGGAAATGCAGGAGAATGGTGAGTTGGCCGAACTTCTGGCGCCGCTGAAAAAAGAAGCGTAA
- a CDS encoding HPr family phosphocarrier protein, which produces MAERLIRIQNKLGLHARASAKLATKAGSFDCEVMLIKGEIEVNAKSIMGIMMLAACKGTELGLRAEGKDADAALDAIETLVNNRFGEEQ; this is translated from the coding sequence GTGGCTGAGCGGCTGATCAGAATACAGAACAAGCTGGGGCTGCATGCGCGAGCCTCGGCCAAGCTGGCAACCAAGGCAGGCTCTTTTGACTGCGAGGTGATGCTCATCAAGGGTGAGATCGAGGTGAATGCCAAAAGCATTATGGGCATCATGATGCTGGCTGCATGCAAAGGCACAGAGCTTGGGCTTCGAGCCGAAGGCAAGGATGCAGATGCAGCACTGGATGCCATAGAAACACTGGTGAATAACCGCTTCGGAGAGGAGCAGTAA
- the rpoN gene encoding RNA polymerase factor sigma-54 translates to METRLSHKLGQRLALTPQLTQSLKVLAMSSMELESYLEESIESNPLLEMDQESFTTADSATQDRAREADEREQWKEQGDNRWETMYSASTRDDMPDSEQMWQGEVNLGDSLHEQVDRQPMEDSERELAHAMIDSLDDDGYFRNDPAEFAAELKGQIDTDGETVERVLIEVIHQLEPAGLGARDLTECLLMQLDGESEIDLWVKRLLLHFSQELFGSDAELAKKAECSDEMIAQARARMRRLDPFPGHGMRGNNNYYIRPEIIFRRTSGNEIEVEVPASGWRGIKLDERWEGHEWTGKDKEFMSQAMKEAKWLLHALDQRSETLMKVAICLAQRQRSFLEYGVLGLKPLTLQDVAEEVGLHESTISRVTNGKYADTPIGMIELRRFFSAGLPTRGGGTISVYRVQQRVKALIDSEPPGRPISDQAIADRLQAEGIEIARRTVAKYREQLGLPPSSQRRRAGRSR, encoded by the coding sequence ATGGAAACCAGACTCTCCCATAAGCTTGGCCAACGGTTGGCTTTGACTCCACAATTGACCCAGAGCCTCAAGGTTCTGGCAATGAGCAGTATGGAGCTGGAGAGCTACCTTGAGGAGTCGATCGAATCCAATCCTTTGCTGGAGATGGATCAGGAGTCGTTTACTACGGCCGATTCGGCGACTCAGGATCGCGCCCGTGAAGCCGATGAGCGTGAGCAGTGGAAGGAGCAGGGTGATAATCGTTGGGAGACGATGTATTCCGCCTCCACCCGTGATGACATGCCTGATAGCGAACAGATGTGGCAGGGAGAGGTAAACCTTGGCGACTCACTGCATGAGCAGGTGGATCGTCAGCCCATGGAAGATAGCGAGCGGGAGCTTGCCCATGCCATGATCGATTCCCTCGATGATGATGGCTACTTCCGCAACGACCCGGCTGAGTTTGCCGCGGAGTTGAAAGGGCAGATCGATACCGATGGTGAAACCGTCGAGAGGGTCTTGATCGAGGTGATTCATCAGCTTGAGCCTGCAGGATTGGGCGCCCGTGATCTGACCGAATGCCTGCTGATGCAGCTTGATGGTGAATCAGAGATCGACCTCTGGGTGAAGCGTCTGCTGCTCCATTTCTCACAAGAGCTCTTTGGATCGGATGCGGAGCTTGCCAAAAAGGCAGAGTGCTCTGATGAGATGATTGCTCAGGCCCGTGCACGCATGCGCCGTCTTGACCCATTCCCCGGCCACGGCATGCGTGGCAATAACAACTACTATATCCGCCCCGAGATTATTTTCCGTCGTACCAGCGGCAACGAGATAGAGGTGGAGGTCCCCGCTTCGGGTTGGCGCGGCATTAAACTTGATGAGCGCTGGGAGGGGCATGAGTGGACCGGAAAGGATAAGGAGTTTATGAGTCAGGCGATGAAAGAGGCCAAATGGCTCCTGCACGCGCTGGATCAGCGTAGCGAAACGCTGATGAAGGTGGCAATATGCTTGGCTCAGCGCCAGCGCTCCTTTCTCGAGTACGGAGTGCTGGGGTTGAAGCCTTTGACGTTGCAGGATGTTGCTGAAGAGGTGGGGCTGCACGAGTCAACAATTTCACGCGTTACCAACGGCAAGTATGCTGACACACCGATCGGTATGATCGAGCTTCGGCGCTTCTTCTCGGCCGGTTTACCGACACGCGGTGGCGGTACCATTTCGGTTTACCGTGTGCAGCAGCGGGTCAAGGCGCTGATCGACTCAGAGCCACCGGGAAGGCCAATCTCGGATCAGGCGATTGCTGATCGCCTGCAGGCAGAGGGCATCGAGATAGCACGAAGAACAGTTGCGAAGTATCGCGAACAGTTGGGGCTGCCTCCGAGCAGCCAGCGGCGGCGTGCCGGAAGATCACGCTAA
- the hpf gene encoding ribosome hibernation-promoting factor, HPF/YfiA family, whose amino-acid sequence MQVSITGRHVELTDPLKAYVNDKLQHLKHSFDHVVDVHVVLSVEKFRQRCEVSMQASGINIHGSHETEDMYASIDGVVDKLNRQLKRYRAKLRRHQNGGQREGREIKVTHRVLDISHEKEELTEDHQHETLRHEQIDAKPMSVDEAVMQLELGSRDLIFFTNGQTEQLNAVYRRADGALSWIEPEAA is encoded by the coding sequence ATGCAAGTATCCATCACCGGACGTCATGTAGAACTCACGGACCCGCTCAAGGCGTATGTGAACGATAAGCTGCAACACCTGAAACACTCTTTCGACCATGTCGTGGATGTTCATGTTGTATTGTCGGTCGAGAAATTTCGCCAGCGTTGTGAGGTCAGCATGCAGGCCAGTGGGATCAATATCCACGGCAGTCACGAGACAGAGGATATGTATGCATCGATTGACGGCGTTGTCGATAAACTGAATCGTCAGCTCAAACGCTATCGTGCAAAACTGCGTCGCCATCAGAATGGTGGCCAGCGAGAGGGCCGTGAGATCAAGGTGACGCATCGCGTTCTCGATATCTCCCATGAGAAGGAAGAGCTGACCGAAGACCATCAGCATGAAACATTGCGCCATGAGCAGATTGATGCCAAGCCGATGAGTGTGGATGAGGCTGTGATGCAGCTTGAGCTCGGCAGCCGCGACCTGATTTTCTTCACCAACGGACAGACTGAGCAGCTGAATGCGGTTTACCGTCGCGCCGACGGTGCTCTGAGCTGGATCGAGCCTGAAGCCGCTTAA